The proteins below come from a single Oncorhynchus keta strain PuntledgeMale-10-30-2019 chromosome 1, Oket_V2, whole genome shotgun sequence genomic window:
- the LOC118374669 gene encoding inverted formin-2-like isoform X2, with amino-acid sequence MESAIAPPPPPPPPPPPPPPPPPPPLAPPPPPPCPPPPGPPPPPGIGFGPSTGRQLNVSKMRNFNWDAIPKHVVVGKHNIWTEEKTLGEYELDTRRIEELFSHSQQQGQGQKALNRQSIRGKPTNSQGTEVVSILNSKRSMNVGIFLKQFKRPVGDMIKDISSGNGLKFGTGKLKELCKLLPEKEEVKQLVGFKGDQSALPEADLFMMLLIKVPSYEERLNSLVLKEEFFPLMDEIKQSIATMITAGKELLESDDLHSVIRLVLKTGNYMNAGGYAGSAIGFRVASLLKLVDTRANKPGMNLMHYVVMQAQKVDVALLKFPDKLTHIADAARIHKEDIESEFQRELKKVKEAKEEAQKQEELRAQMENFLKEAECRLAETELSLQSLGSVSDSVAEYFCEDPSKFRLNECCSIFNSFCEKFLKAIQENRDREVAEVKRRSRDRLLSDANAAKRRSTATCSIRDKAVEGVALESVLRKVLTSRVSQRRKGMPSPTISRLSEVPIQANLPSAERGNRGCVKATEVCKENEWNSARDLAGTSQSDQKDQSHSKRNLKENVVPHPEETQQNPKKPHGSTQPTRRIGSSSSSSCTSTGRPISVTMKDKEEKEEEEGNEEEAQKLREVARKVLRYQSSRGSLSSGEYGLEQQKSPNATNNTNTSTRSPNATSTNATSSTISTITSTSPHQRTFQEDRQRLLGDACRGSESLARYLLNPHLSPKEILNRRHTFTLTPKAPPTEEEEEDDLFTFPATPSPTLGVTGRMKSEDTDLKSLKHRASGGPNRTNLPGHSEKPCVRGLVSKSSMSKHKDLTTSLNIPRDSENRGLEVVTIPHHSETSGAQQEKVSNSLSAAERPTHVELGELNQDKSSSIVKTKPPSLHLELNQNQDEEINEFSPAPLHILVSQKPKQADPPQSPKHNMANPSKSPKPKLSEGNGFMSFFKRLGEWSKPM; translated from the exons ATGGAATCAGCAATCGCTCCACcgcctcctccgcctcctccgcctcctcctcctcctcctccaccaccacctccccttgcacccccaccacctcccccctgcccccctcccccaggcccccctcctccccctggcaTAGGCTTTGGGCCATCCACAGGCCGCCAGCTTAACGTCTCCAAGATGCGTAACTTCAACTGGGATGCGATCCCCAAACACGTGGTGGTGGGCAAACACAACATCTGGACGGAAGAGAAGACCCTGGGAGAGTATGAGCTGGACACTAGGAGGATTGAGGAGCTGTTCAGTCATAGCcagcagcagggacagggacaaaaGGCTCTGAACAGACAGAGTATCAGAGGCAAGCCAACCAACAGCCAGGGCACAGAAGTG GTCTCCATTCTGAACTCCAAGAGGAGCATGAATGTTGGGATCTTCCTGAAACAGTTCAAGAG GCCAGTAGGGGACATGATCAAGGACATCAGTTCAGGAAACGGATTGAAATTTGGGACAGGTAAACTGAAGGAGCTGTGTAAGCTGCTGCCAGAGAAAGAAGAG gtgaagCAGCTAGTTGGGTTTAAAGGGGACCAGTCAGCTCTTCCTGAAGCAGACCTGTTTATGATGCTACTTATCAAGGTTCccag TTATGAGGAGCGCCTCAACAGTTTAGTTCTCAAAGAAGAGTTTTTTCCACTCATGGATGAAATTAAACAATCCATCGCCACCATGATCACAGCTGGAAAAG aactGTTAGAGAGTGACGATCTACACTCTGTGATCCGCCTGGTTCTGAAGACTGGAAACTACATGAATGCT GGTGGCTATGCCGGCAGTGCCATTGGCTTCAGGGTGGCATCGCTACTGAAACTAGTGGACACAAGGGCCAACAAACCAGGCATGAACCTCATGCACTATGTAGTCATG CAAGCTCAGAAGGTTGATGTGGCCCTGCTGAAATTCCCGGACAAACTCACACACATCGCTGATGCAGCAAG GATCCATAAGGAGGATATAGAGAGTGAGTTTCAGAGAGAATTGAAGAAAGTAAAGGAGGCGAAGGAGGAGGCGCAGAAACAGGAGGAGCTACGGGCTCAGATGGAGAACTTTCTCAAG GAAGCAGAGTGTCGTCTGGCTGAGACTGAGCTCTCTCTGCAGTCGCTGGGTTCAGTCAGTGACTCAGTGGCTGAGTACTTCTGTGAAGACCCCAGCAAGTTCAGACTGAATGAATGCTGCTCCATCTTCAACTCTTTCTGTGAGAAATTCCTGAAGGCCATCCAG GAGAACCGTGATCGTGAGGTGGCGGAGGTGAAGAGGAGATCCAGAGACAGACTGCTGAGTGATGCTAATGCTGCTAAACGCCGTTCCACCGCCACCTGCTCCATACGGGACAAGGCCGTGGAGGGTGTGGCCCTGGAGTCCGTACTACGGAA ggtCCTGACCAGTCGTGTGTCCCAAAGGAGAAAAGGCATGCCCTCCCCCACCATCAGCAGACTGTCAGAGGTTCCCATTCAAGCAAACCTTCCCTCAGCAGAACGGGGAAATCGAGGTTGTGTCAAGGCCACGGAGGTGTGTAAGGAGAATGAGTGGAACTCAGCCAGAGATCTGGCTGGGACCTCTCAGAGTGACCAGAAGGACCAGTCCCACAGCAAAAGGAACCTGAAGGAGAATGTGGTTCCACATCCTGAGGAGACACAGCAGAACCCTAAGAAACCGCATGGTTCTACACAGCCAACCAGGAGAATCGGTAGCAGCAGCTCCTCCTCCTGCACCTCCACAGGTAGACCCATCTCAGTGACAATGAAGGacaaggaggaaaaggaggaggaggagggaaatgaGGAAGAAGCCCAGAAGTTGCGTGAAGTGGCCAGGAAGGTTCTGAGGTATCAGAGCAGCCGTGGTAGTCTTTCGTCTGGGGAGTACGGCCTGGAGCAGCAGAAGTCTCCTAATGCCACCAATAATACTAACACCTCCACAAGATCACCTAACGCTACGTCCACTAATGCTACatcctccaccatctccaccatcACCTCCACCTCCCCTCACCAGAGGACCTTCCAAGAGGACAGACAGCGGCTGCTGGGAGATGCATGTAGAGGCAGCGAGAGCCTGGCTAGATACCTCCTCAACCCTCACCTCTCCCCCAAGGAAATACTCAACCGCAGACACACCTTCACCCTCACCCCTAAAGCCCCTCCtactgaggaagaggaagaggatgatctGTTTACTTTTCCTGCTACACCATCTCCTACTCTGGGGGTCACAGGGAGGATGAAGTCAGAAGACACTGATCTGAAGTCCCTGAAACACAGAGCCTCTGGAGGACCTAACCGTACCAACCTCCCTGGCCACTCTGAGAAGCCTTGTGTCCGAGGCCTGGTGTCTAAGAGCTCCATGTCAAAACACAAAGACTTGACAACAAGTCTCAACATCCCCAGGGACTCTGAAAACAGAGGCTTGGAGGTAGTCACCATCCCTCACCACTCTGAGACATCTGGTGCCCAGCAGGAGAAGGTGTCCAACAGCTTGTCAGCAGCAGAGAGACCTACACACGTAGAGCTAGGAGAGCTGAACCAAGACAAGAGCTCCTCTATAGTCAAGACAAAACCTCCCTCCTTACACCTAGAACTGAACCAGAACCAGGATGAGGAGATAAATGAGTTTTCTCCCGCTCCTCTCCATATACTCGTCTCCCAGAAACCCAAACAGGCTGACCCTCCTCAGAGCCCCAAACACAATATGGCTAACCCTTCTAAGAGCCCGAAGCCCAAACTTTCAGAGGGCAACGGATTCATGTCTTTCTTTAAACGCCTGGGAGAGTGGAGCAAGCCAATGTGA
- the LOC118374669 gene encoding inverted formin-2-like isoform X1, with protein sequence MLKFEEGGVGLTTGLNCSFWFFEIVFTLGGTLDIEQMESAIAPPPPPPPPPPPPPPPPPPPLAPPPPPPCPPPPGPPPPPGIGFGPSTGRQLNVSKMRNFNWDAIPKHVVVGKHNIWTEEKTLGEYELDTRRIEELFSHSQQQGQGQKALNRQSIRGKPTNSQGTEVVSILNSKRSMNVGIFLKQFKRPVGDMIKDISSGNGLKFGTGKLKELCKLLPEKEEVKQLVGFKGDQSALPEADLFMMLLIKVPSYEERLNSLVLKEEFFPLMDEIKQSIATMITAGKELLESDDLHSVIRLVLKTGNYMNAGGYAGSAIGFRVASLLKLVDTRANKPGMNLMHYVVMQAQKVDVALLKFPDKLTHIADAARIHKEDIESEFQRELKKVKEAKEEAQKQEELRAQMENFLKEAECRLAETELSLQSLGSVSDSVAEYFCEDPSKFRLNECCSIFNSFCEKFLKAIQENRDREVAEVKRRSRDRLLSDANAAKRRSTATCSIRDKAVEGVALESVLRKVLTSRVSQRRKGMPSPTISRLSEVPIQANLPSAERGNRGCVKATEVCKENEWNSARDLAGTSQSDQKDQSHSKRNLKENVVPHPEETQQNPKKPHGSTQPTRRIGSSSSSSCTSTGRPISVTMKDKEEKEEEEGNEEEAQKLREVARKVLRYQSSRGSLSSGEYGLEQQKSPNATNNTNTSTRSPNATSTNATSSTISTITSTSPHQRTFQEDRQRLLGDACRGSESLARYLLNPHLSPKEILNRRHTFTLTPKAPPTEEEEEDDLFTFPATPSPTLGVTGRMKSEDTDLKSLKHRASGGPNRTNLPGHSEKPCVRGLVSKSSMSKHKDLTTSLNIPRDSENRGLEVVTIPHHSETSGAQQEKVSNSLSAAERPTHVELGELNQDKSSSIVKTKPPSLHLELNQNQDEEINEFSPAPLHILVSQKPKQADPPQSPKHNMANPSKSPKPKLSEGNGFMSFFKRLGEWSKPM encoded by the exons ATGTTGAAGTTTGAAGAGGGAGGCGTCGGACTAACTACTGGATTGAATTGTAGTTTTTGGTTTTTCGAAATAGTTTTTACTCTTGGTGGAACGTTGGATATCGAGCAG ATGGAATCAGCAATCGCTCCACcgcctcctccgcctcctccgcctcctcctcctcctcctccaccaccacctccccttgcacccccaccacctcccccctgcccccctcccccaggcccccctcctccccctggcaTAGGCTTTGGGCCATCCACAGGCCGCCAGCTTAACGTCTCCAAGATGCGTAACTTCAACTGGGATGCGATCCCCAAACACGTGGTGGTGGGCAAACACAACATCTGGACGGAAGAGAAGACCCTGGGAGAGTATGAGCTGGACACTAGGAGGATTGAGGAGCTGTTCAGTCATAGCcagcagcagggacagggacaaaaGGCTCTGAACAGACAGAGTATCAGAGGCAAGCCAACCAACAGCCAGGGCACAGAAGTG GTCTCCATTCTGAACTCCAAGAGGAGCATGAATGTTGGGATCTTCCTGAAACAGTTCAAGAG GCCAGTAGGGGACATGATCAAGGACATCAGTTCAGGAAACGGATTGAAATTTGGGACAGGTAAACTGAAGGAGCTGTGTAAGCTGCTGCCAGAGAAAGAAGAG gtgaagCAGCTAGTTGGGTTTAAAGGGGACCAGTCAGCTCTTCCTGAAGCAGACCTGTTTATGATGCTACTTATCAAGGTTCccag TTATGAGGAGCGCCTCAACAGTTTAGTTCTCAAAGAAGAGTTTTTTCCACTCATGGATGAAATTAAACAATCCATCGCCACCATGATCACAGCTGGAAAAG aactGTTAGAGAGTGACGATCTACACTCTGTGATCCGCCTGGTTCTGAAGACTGGAAACTACATGAATGCT GGTGGCTATGCCGGCAGTGCCATTGGCTTCAGGGTGGCATCGCTACTGAAACTAGTGGACACAAGGGCCAACAAACCAGGCATGAACCTCATGCACTATGTAGTCATG CAAGCTCAGAAGGTTGATGTGGCCCTGCTGAAATTCCCGGACAAACTCACACACATCGCTGATGCAGCAAG GATCCATAAGGAGGATATAGAGAGTGAGTTTCAGAGAGAATTGAAGAAAGTAAAGGAGGCGAAGGAGGAGGCGCAGAAACAGGAGGAGCTACGGGCTCAGATGGAGAACTTTCTCAAG GAAGCAGAGTGTCGTCTGGCTGAGACTGAGCTCTCTCTGCAGTCGCTGGGTTCAGTCAGTGACTCAGTGGCTGAGTACTTCTGTGAAGACCCCAGCAAGTTCAGACTGAATGAATGCTGCTCCATCTTCAACTCTTTCTGTGAGAAATTCCTGAAGGCCATCCAG GAGAACCGTGATCGTGAGGTGGCGGAGGTGAAGAGGAGATCCAGAGACAGACTGCTGAGTGATGCTAATGCTGCTAAACGCCGTTCCACCGCCACCTGCTCCATACGGGACAAGGCCGTGGAGGGTGTGGCCCTGGAGTCCGTACTACGGAA ggtCCTGACCAGTCGTGTGTCCCAAAGGAGAAAAGGCATGCCCTCCCCCACCATCAGCAGACTGTCAGAGGTTCCCATTCAAGCAAACCTTCCCTCAGCAGAACGGGGAAATCGAGGTTGTGTCAAGGCCACGGAGGTGTGTAAGGAGAATGAGTGGAACTCAGCCAGAGATCTGGCTGGGACCTCTCAGAGTGACCAGAAGGACCAGTCCCACAGCAAAAGGAACCTGAAGGAGAATGTGGTTCCACATCCTGAGGAGACACAGCAGAACCCTAAGAAACCGCATGGTTCTACACAGCCAACCAGGAGAATCGGTAGCAGCAGCTCCTCCTCCTGCACCTCCACAGGTAGACCCATCTCAGTGACAATGAAGGacaaggaggaaaaggaggaggaggagggaaatgaGGAAGAAGCCCAGAAGTTGCGTGAAGTGGCCAGGAAGGTTCTGAGGTATCAGAGCAGCCGTGGTAGTCTTTCGTCTGGGGAGTACGGCCTGGAGCAGCAGAAGTCTCCTAATGCCACCAATAATACTAACACCTCCACAAGATCACCTAACGCTACGTCCACTAATGCTACatcctccaccatctccaccatcACCTCCACCTCCCCTCACCAGAGGACCTTCCAAGAGGACAGACAGCGGCTGCTGGGAGATGCATGTAGAGGCAGCGAGAGCCTGGCTAGATACCTCCTCAACCCTCACCTCTCCCCCAAGGAAATACTCAACCGCAGACACACCTTCACCCTCACCCCTAAAGCCCCTCCtactgaggaagaggaagaggatgatctGTTTACTTTTCCTGCTACACCATCTCCTACTCTGGGGGTCACAGGGAGGATGAAGTCAGAAGACACTGATCTGAAGTCCCTGAAACACAGAGCCTCTGGAGGACCTAACCGTACCAACCTCCCTGGCCACTCTGAGAAGCCTTGTGTCCGAGGCCTGGTGTCTAAGAGCTCCATGTCAAAACACAAAGACTTGACAACAAGTCTCAACATCCCCAGGGACTCTGAAAACAGAGGCTTGGAGGTAGTCACCATCCCTCACCACTCTGAGACATCTGGTGCCCAGCAGGAGAAGGTGTCCAACAGCTTGTCAGCAGCAGAGAGACCTACACACGTAGAGCTAGGAGAGCTGAACCAAGACAAGAGCTCCTCTATAGTCAAGACAAAACCTCCCTCCTTACACCTAGAACTGAACCAGAACCAGGATGAGGAGATAAATGAGTTTTCTCCCGCTCCTCTCCATATACTCGTCTCCCAGAAACCCAAACAGGCTGACCCTCCTCAGAGCCCCAAACACAATATGGCTAACCCTTCTAAGAGCCCGAAGCCCAAACTTTCAGAGGGCAACGGATTCATGTCTTTCTTTAAACGCCTGGGAGAGTGGAGCAAGCCAATGTGA